tctcctcgccaTCCTGAACGACCACGCAGCCGATTTCCATTGCGCTCCCAGTAGAGCGCCAGCATAGCACCCACCGAGGCagcgaggacgaagaagaacatgCGCGAGAAGATCGACCCCACCGTAGAGCTACTGGATCCAGAACTGTTAGACTCCACGAAGGATTTTGAAACCGGGCGCTCTGGCCACCCAATTCCCGCGCCTCCTTCAATCCACGCAATGTGGAAGGAGAATGTAAGCGGCTCGCCACGCACCACCTTCGTCCCATGTCCCGCGGTCCAAGGCTCACGCGCAGCTTGGGCAATCGCCACcgcctcctcgtccttgtTGAGGGCAGCCTTTTTCGAGGCTTCCTCAAACTCGGGTGTGGAGTATGCCGTGCCCGCTACTGCGTAACCGGGCTGGCCCGATTGAGCatgcttcttgcccttggccGATGGTGCAGCAGGGTCCGAGGGAATGTTGTGCATCAGCATGTTCATGTCCGTCCAGATGTGCAGATGGCTAAGCTGCAGTGTTCCCTGTAAGGCAATGGTGACGGGCGTGAAAGGCGGGCCGTTCTCTTTCAGCACAGCGAGCGAGTTGGCCTCGCTGGATTCAGTGTCGGAGTTGGTATGGTCCTTGGGCGCGGTGTTCGATGATCTCAGAGGACCGGTGGGCACACGGCAGTTCATGGGCACGTCGGAATGGACGTAGAATTCCAGCAAGTGGTATAGCGAGTCGGTCAGGGAGGAGATCGTGCATGTGATGGTTTCAGACACCCCGTAATGTATGGACAATGGTCGCGAGGTCTCGCTGCAGGTCACGAATGGAACCCATTGTAGCTTTCCCAAATCATCGGTTATCTAATACTCGTGGTCagtttgggggggggggggggggtctcgTGAGGCGGTCTTCTTCAGGAGTCGGTCGGTGCGTACATGCTCGCCGTCTCTGTTCTTGCAACGTTAGAATTAGGTCCTTTAGTGAATGGAGGATTGCAGGGGGAGACATAGAAGCCAGGTCTGGACTTACGCCGTTCGATTAAGACATGATACTGGAATTTCGTCACCAAGTCGGTATCCCTCTCCAAAGGTGGCACTAGGTCTCCCCGCGATTGACCCTGTAGACAGGAGTGCAACCGAAACGGAGAGCAACGTCACCCTGGATGGAACCATTATACCTCGCCACGAATCGGCTACCACGCGAGGTATTGaagaacttttttttccaattcaaTGCGCGAGCGCTGCTTCGCAGTGAGCGAGTTGAACAGGAGACGAACCAGCGGCGTGCGGAGCAGACACGGAGATCTTTCTGCCCGCCGCACTCCTCAAGGCGGAGTCTCGGACTCGACACATTCAGTCCGCAGTGAAGGTTGGCTGGAACAGCGGAACCGCTTCATTATGCCCGCGAGCTATCAACAACAAGACGTGACTTGCGTTCTTACATAAATTACGACATACTAGACAAATTGCAGACTGCCAACCAGTTGGATGAGAATTCGTTTATTGTCCCCTCAAGAAATCGGGATAATCATTCGGATTAATGAATAAGAGATTAAAATGCAGAATCATTCGTTGCTCGTCAGAAGCTGCTTGGCATCATTCAGAATGGCTCGACGCAAGCTTCAATTTTACGATCGATGAGTCCTTCAGGACAGGTTGGCCCGAGACTTGAAGGCCATCAGCAGACCGCTGGTAGAGCTGTCGTGGTCATTGCCCTCGCCGGCAGTCTCCAGCTCCTGCTGGATCTTCTTGGCGAGAACCTTGCCCAGCTCGACACCCCACTGGTCGAAGGAGTTGATGTTCCAGACGGCACCCTCAGTGAAGGTAAGATGCTCGTAGTAGGTGATCAGTGCACCAAGGGTGGCAGGGGTGATCTTCTGGGCGAGAATCGAGGTGGTGGGGCGGTTGCCCAGGAAGGTCTTGTGAGGAACCAGGTTCTCAGGAGCACCCTCGGCCTTGACCTGCTCCGGGGTCTTTCCGACCATGAGAGCCTCGGACTGGGCGAGGAAGTTGGAGGCGAGCATGCGCTGGTGCTTGCCACCCTCGACGGGGTTGTGGGACTCGGCGGCCATCAAGAAGTCGGCAGGAATGAGCTTGGTGCCCTGGTGCagcagctggaagaagcTGTGTTGGGCATTGGTGGCGGGCTCACCGAACAGAATGGGCCCAGTGGTGTACTTGACGTACTCACCAGAGCGGGTGATCGCCTTACCGTTGCTCTCCATGGACAGCTGCTGCAGGTAAGCGGGGAAGCGGTGCAGGTACTGGTCGAAAGGAGCAACGAGATGAGTCTGAGCTCCGAAGAAGTCGCTATACCAGACACTCAGCAGACCGCCAATCGCGGGGATGTTCTTTTCCAGAGGAGTTTCGCGGAAGTGCTTGTCCATGGCGTGAGCACCAGCGAGGAACTGGTGGAAGTTGTCGTAACCAATGTACAGGGCCACGGAGAGACCAATGGCACTCCAGACGGAGTAGCGACCCCCAACCCAGGACTCAAAGCCGAACATGTTCTTGCTGTCGATACCGAACTTGGTGACCTCGGGCTCGTTGGTGGAGAGGGCCACGAAGTGCTTGGCAATGTGAGCTTCGTCCTTGGCGGTCTTCAGGAACCAGCTCTTGGCAGTGTTGGCATTGGTGGTGGTTTCCGCAGTGGTGAAGGTCTTGGaggcgatgaggaagagagtcGTCTCGGGGTCAGAGTCCTTGAGGGCCTCCGCAATGTGAGTGCCGTCAATGTTAGAGACGAAGTGGAGCTTCAGGTCGGGGTGGCCGTAAGGCTTGAGGGCCTCGGTGACCATGACGGGACCACTTTAAAAGGGAATGGTTAGCGTTGGAAATCCCTTCAAAGATGATCTATTCAAGGACTTGAGGCGCCAGGGAATCTTACAGATCAGAACCGCCAATACCaatgttgatgatggtgttgatcttcttgccagTGTAACCCTTCCACTCACCACTGCGCACCTGCTCCGAGAACTCCTTCATGTGTTCCAGGACCGAGTTGACATCCTCAACAACGCTCTTGCCGTCGACTTGCATGGGCTCGTTGGAGGTGTTGCGCAGGGCAGCGTGGTACACAGCACGGTCCTCGGTGAAGTTGATGTGGTCACCACGGAACATGGCATCGCGGAGCTCCTCCACACcggcctccttggccagctTAACGAGCAGAGACAGAGTCTCCTCGGTGAGGAAGTTCTTGGAGAAGTCGAACAGGATATCCTTGTTGTCGACGGTGTTGGTGAAGGTGTAGCTGAACTTCTCAAAGCGCTTGGGGTCCTTCTGGAAGTACTCCTTCAGGACAATGTTGCGACCCACGGTAGTGTGGTGCTCCTGGAGCTCCTTCCAGGCATTGAGATCGGAGGCTTGCGCGAAAGCAGGCATGATGACACTAGTATGGGATCTACCAGATTTTCGGAGCACACCGGGTTAGCGCGGGGTTGCCCACGTACAGGCCAAACAGACGTCAATTGTCCGCGGGCATGGAGGGGTCGTGAAGAAACCTACATGACAGAAAACGGGGAGGGGTATCACAGcaattcttttttgggaCTGAATTCAGACGGATTGGAGGGGTAtttgaaggaggaagaggggagagaagacgGAAAGAGGGCAgcgatggaaatggaaaggGCCGGTGTGTTGAGGTCCGACGAGAGGGGCGTGGGGCCCGAtagcatcatcatcatcattgcCGCATGGTCCTGCCCATCCAGCGCTGGTCCAGAGCGGGCCGGCTTTGCTCATCAGCTTTTTTGCAAACCTCCGACGGTGGACCTGACCGTACCAGGCCACCAAGTTTGAACTGCCGTGTGACAGAAAAGTGGAATTgactttggttttttttttcccgtcttTTCAGAGGCATTTCTTCCGGCTAATACTCTGGTGCTGGGTCGGTCCCGCCGTTTGGAGGGTCAGCCTACTATTTAGCCGTGAACAGTCAACCGAACTATACTACACCACTCTACCTGGTGGACTAGTAGACCGGTAGCCAATCTGGTTAAACGTGACTCAGGCCTGCGACCTCTTTGACGATAGGAGCTTTCCTAAGAGAAACACGTTGGGTAAGGGACAAGCCATGGTTTGCCAAACACTTGAGTCGGGTCAATACCTGCCTACTAGTAGGTCATGTTTGTGGTTGCCAGAGCAGGTAAGAGTAAGTACTAGATCAGGTACAGTTTTCCTAGGTAGAAACGACTTGCCGACTTGAGACTTCCTATGTAGTCTCGGTTGCAACGCGCTTCATTCGAATTGCAGGACTGGGCTCTGTAGTACGccctccttcttttccaaatTAGACCAGGCTTGTCTCAACGCCGACCGGACTCTTGAACCAGGACGGCCTATGACTGGGTGTGGTGTTTCACTGTACCAATCCGTATACCGGCTGCGTATACTCGTCCACCTTTGCCTAACGGTCCTGCACCGTCCTGACTACGCGACTGAATATTCTTGTTTTGCATACTCATCCAACGTTGTGGTCTCGAATGGCGACCCACGGCGCTCTTCGGGCCCAGCCTGTCCGGTGACTTGGTCATTTTCGGATTCATGCTGAGTACAGATTACCCATGGTTGACTACGCGCACCGTAAGCGATTTGTGCACAACTGAAGCAATCTACAGTACACGAGGTAGAAATCTATTCAGTACATTGAGAATGACCAGCTACACTATACATAGATAATTTCAGGTGGGCATGAATAGGAAAGCTTCTACCGACCGAAACTGGTCACCTCATGATTGATGGCGCAGGCCTGATCTCCAGGGAGGCGTGGCTTAGGTGGTTCAAATTGATTCAATAGATGGATGTCCAGGGCTGGACTTCCGTTTCGTCCCATCTCTAGTGGATTCCCACCTGCCGTGCCCAGATCCATCCATTTGTAGGTAATGGAACTTGATCTATTCATCAAGCTAATTGGCCTTCCACTTGGATATATATCTCTCCGGGGTATTGGAGCCTCCAGACAGCGGATCCCGTCTCGGAGCCCTACCACCTAGCATTGGGTATATCCATCGTGCAGTTGGTCTAGCAAAAGAAGGAACAAAATCGTCCACTCCTTCCAGCCAGGTTGATCCTAATAGATAATTGTAAAGTTGGAATTGAATCCCCAGCTATGACTAATGTAAAAGACCTTCAATATAGATCTTAAGAGTAGGTCTCATCATACCAGCTCTCTGCAAAAAATGTTGATTCTGCCCGTCGTTGGCTCCGCCCAAGAGCCCCGGAGGCCGCCAGTTGCCAAGAGACCGCGCACGGCCATCGCAGTTAATGCATCAAATCCGCCGCTGGCAACTTTCTTCGATCTGCACGCGCTGGGACCAACGCACTCTTTTATCTCGCCATTAAAACTTCCACGAAGCCCTCTCAGAGCCCTACAATTATCTTGACATATACGGACTCACTCAACATCGAGTATCAGACTGCCCGTCGCGGCAACAGCACCTTCGCGATGTACAATCCTTATCAGCGTGAGTTTGCGCCTCTCGACGCCCGTTGGTGCTTCTTTTGATCAATCGCGGAAATGTGAACAGACATGCTAACTGTTTTCATCAGCCCCAGGCATGTATGGGAGAGCTCCCGACTACGGAGCTTACCCAGGTGCGCCCCAGGCATGGGTACGTGAGCACCGAAACCTTTCTCCGTCAAGACCTCGAGCTCGATGACTGACCAGCTACAGCACCTCCTCCAGGTGTGGCCGCACCGGGAACGGCCGCACCTCCGGGAATGCAACAGAACAACCAGCAGCCTGGTCGCCCCGGTGGGTTTCCGGCCAATTTCCAACCCCCTCCGAACATGCCCAATATCAACTTTTCCGCACCCGTGATCCGCCTGGGCACCTCCGGTCCCTCCAAGTCAGCTGCCCCCGAGACAGGTCGCGAGCGAGGGTCTGATGGACCGAGCCGTCGCCCGGGTCTGGGGTCGTCAAATACGGACGATCGACGCCACCATGGCCGCGATTCTATGATGCAACTACAGCCGCCGACCCGCGATGAAATTGTGCGCACGCTGTTTGTCGGAGGGATCACCGAGGGTGCCGGCGGGGATGAGGGAATTGAGCGTATCTTGCGGTCCGCTGGAAATCTACGTCGCTGGATTCGAGCCACGGATGCGGACGAGAAGCCTTGCCGCTTCGGGTTTGCAGAGTTTGAAGATCCTGAAAGCCTGGAGGTGGCCGTGGAGGTGTTGAAGGACATTGAAGTCCCTGTCAAGCGCCAATCACCCCTTACGGACGGTGAGGAGGAGCgggaggtggaaaagagcACTCTTCTGGTACGATGATTCCGAAAACGAGCGATGTTATGAAGATCTAGTGACTAACTCTGCTACTAGGTTGTTGTGGATGAGAGTACCATGACCTATCTGGAGCAGTTTGGTGTCACCCGTGGTGAAAGAGATCCAAAAGAGCTTCAGGCTCGCTTCGATACGGCCCGTGAAAATCTCAAAAATGTGTTGTCGGAGCTTTCACACCCAGTTACCCCTCCGCAGAAGGAAGAGGTGTCAGGTGTCGATAAAGAAGGCGATGTTGAGATGAAGGACGGGGAAGTTGCCAAGGACGGAGAAGTTGTGACAATCCCCATCACTGTCGAAGATGAATTAGCCGACATTCCTCCCGAGATGCGCGAGAACGTGGCCAAGGAGATTGCGGCCTTCCGCGAGCGCAGTAATCGTCGGGACATTGAACGATTGAAACGGGAGGAAGAAATCGAGTCTATGGAACGTGCTCGTCACTCTGGCTCGCGGGTTAGTCGTCTTGGTTCGCCCCCCTCCTCGGCTCCCAGTGGGCCAGCAGGTGGTGCAAACGGCATTCCACTGGGGCCTCGCGGTGACCGCAATGTTTCTGGTGCGCCCTCTGGACCAAAAGGCTTCGGTGTTCAGATCCCCAAGGATTATCAAAAGGGTGTGTCATTTGTAAATGGGGGCGGCATGAATGGATCTCAAGCTCACCTGGACCGGGAGGACGAGGACACTGATGCAAGcgatgaagagcttgagCGTCGTCGCCAGGCCAAGCGTAGCGCTGAGCAGGAAAAACAGTTCTTGGATCAGGAGCGCCGCTGGTTGAACCGAGAGCGAAGCCGAACGGCTGCCCTGGAGCGTGAGAAGAAGCGagacaaggaagaagatggaaaactGCAAGCGGCGCAcgacgagatggagaagcgCTTGATGGAGTGGGATGATAACGTGGAGGCCAGCCGCAAGGCAAGCGAGTACTACGCTGACCGCGGTGCCTGGCTACGAAGCCGTGCTGCCTTCCGCGCTCGTGAGGTCAGCATGGACGAGGCCGATCGCGCCGCAGAGGCACGTGAGCAAGCCCAGTCTGCCAAACGCGAGGAACAGGCACGCGGGATGGCAGATGAATTCCTCGCCAAACAAGCCGAGGAACTGGAGGCTCGGGCCCAGGCGCCAGCGCCTCAGGAAGAGGAGCCCCAACGATTCAAGCTTTCCCTTGGCGCTGCTGCCCAAAAGGCCCAGGCCGCCACCGGCCGTCGCACCGTTGCCGAAGTTGAAGGTCTactggaggatgaggaggagccCGCCGGTACGACCCGCCGGCAGCTCATTCCGATCAAGTTCGACTCTgccgccgaagccgccgGTCTCTCGGACGAGGAGCGTGCTCAAGCCGCGCGCCAACTGGCCGCCGAGATTCCTGCCGACAAGGAGGGTCTTTGGAAATGGGACATCAAGTGGGAATTCGTGGATGAGGCGATCATTGCCGATCAGCTCAAGCCCTTTGTTGAGAAGAAGATTGTCGAGTATCTGGGAATCCAGGAACAGATGTTGGTGGATGTGGTTGAAGAGCACATTCGTAAACACGGCTCCCCTCAAGATCTGGTGGAGCAGTTGGAAATGGTACGTTGCCCTGTGCAGGCTCCCTACTGACTTGATGGCTAACGACGACTTTCTTTAGGCACTCGACGAAGAGGCTGAGGTGCTGGTTCGCAAGCTTTGGCGCATgcttatcttcttctccgaGAGTGAGAAGCGAGGACTGTCTGGATAGGTGAAGCTTGGCTGAGGCATTATATCACGGCTCTAAATGATATCACTCTGCAACGATCTGCaatccttctttctcctgTGCCTTTTGCATCTTGAATTTGACTAGACTCCCCTCAGCGGTTGTTACGACAATCTTGTGGTATCCTCCGGCCTCCGGCCTCATATCTTTCATCCGCTTTCTTAACCCTCGTCACACCCAAAATGGTGGAAGCATTCCATGTTCACGGCAAATGCTCTCTCTAGAGGATGGTAAATTTTCTGCTTAATCTTTCAGCACGAAACAATTATCCGCAGCGGGCACGTCACGCGGTCTCTGCAGAACCGCGAAGCAGCTCCGAATCTGCCGCTCACATTGCGACCGCATCTTGATTGGCGGAGTATCCTATTTCCCCGTGAATGGCTAATTTCCACCAACCAAAGTGCGTGGATCCCGGCGACGATGGAGGGGCGAGGGGAAAATGCGGGCAGCGCGGGGGTCACTGTCTCTCGATGGGCGTGTCAATCGGCGAGTATACGGGGGCCACCAGGTTGCAGTTTTTCCTGTTCTTCCGTAGAAGGCTTACTCGTGACCATTAGgtttttcaatttctcaatGCTATTAAATCCCGAAGATCCCTCGGTTTTGGTAGTTGACTTGATCTTTTCAATTAAatccctcttcccttttcgtCACGCATAGAGAGCATTTGGAGATACCCCCACTAGAGAGACTTTGCTCGGTCTTTCCGACTACTACATTACGGCTCCGATTTTCTTCAGCAATCGCTTGAGTACCTCTCGTTCATATTAAAGATCCCTTTTTTCCTCAATTCAATCTACCATCATGGTCAAAATCACTGGGTTCACCACGCGGGACGTGAGGTTTCCGGTATGTTAGTTGTGGTCTTAGGCAGCGAGCTAATCTCACCCGAGAGATCGACTGTATTTGTCGGAGGCCGGAGCCATCGCTGACTTTATCATCAATGACAGACCTCCCTCGATAAGACCGGCTCTGATGCCATGAACGCTGCCGGCGACTACTCCGCCGCGTACTGCATCATTCACACAGATTCTGACTTCAAGGGTCATGGCATGGTAAGTCATGAATGAGTCGACTCCTTATTGAGGGTTtcggaaaaggaaaacacaAGAAGTAGCCAGGAATGCTAACATCAAGCCGTGACAACTAGACCTTCACCATCGGCCGTGGTAACGAGATTGTTTGCGCCGCCATTGCTCTCCTGGCTCCTCTCATCGAGGGTAAAGACTTGGATGAGCTCACTGCGGACTGGGGTAAGACTTGGCGCTACCTGGTCTCCGACAGTCAATTACGTTGGATCGGACCCGAGAAAGGTGTCATTCACTTGGCTCTCGGGGCTGTGGTCAACGCTCTGTGGGACCTGTGGGCCAAGACCCTGGGCAAGCCAGTATGGCGCATTGTCGCGGACATGACTCCCGAGGAGTTTGTGCGCTGCATTGACTTCCGCTATATCACCGACGCCATCACTCCTGAGGAAGCCCTGTCCATGttgaaggagatcgaggCGGGCAAGCAGGATCGGATCAAGGAGGCTGAGGCGAGTCAGGCGGTGCCTGCGTATACCACCAGTGCCGGCTGGTTGGGCTAcagcgaggagaagctgaagaagtTGCTTGAGGAGAGCGTTGCTCAAGGGTACAGACACTTCAAGCTGAAGGTGGGAGCAAACGTGGAGGATGATAAGCGTCGTCTCAAGATTGCCCGCGAGGCTATCGGGTATGACAAGGGCAACATTTTGATGGTGGATGCCAACCAGGTATGAGAGGGATCTTCCAAGCTCTCAATATGGCTCCAGTAAATAAAGACTGACATACGGCTCTTGCATTTTTTTTGTATAGGTCTGGTCTGTCCCCGAGGCTATCACTTGGATGCAGGAGCTTGCTGAATTCAAGCCTTGGTTCATCGAGGAGCCCACCTCTCCCGACGACATTCTCGGCCACGCCGCCATCCGCAAAGCCCTCTCCAACACTCCCCACGGCGCGATCGGTGTCGCTACCGGAGAGATGTGCCAAAACCGTGTGATTTTCAAGCAACTCCTCCAAGCCGGTGCTCTCACCGTCCTCCAGCCCGATGCCTGCCGTGTTGGCGGTGTCAACGAAGTTCTTGCCATCCTCTTGCTGGCCCGCAAGTTTAACGTCCCCATTGTGCCTCACTCTGGAGGCGTCGGTCTTCCTGAGTACACGCAACACCTGAGCACGATTGACTACGTCGTAGTCTCGGGCAAGAAGAGTGTCTTGGAGTACGTGGACCACTTGCACGAGCACTTTGTCCACCCTTCAAGCGTCAAGGACGGGTACTACGTCACCCCTATGGAGCCCGGATACAGCGTGGAGATGAAGCCTGAAAGTATGGATGAGTTCTCCTTCCCCGGTGAGGAGGGTAAGAGTTGGTGGCGCTCACAGGAGGCTCGGACAATCTTGGATGGTCCTCGCGTTGTATAGATGAGAGTGATGATTTCCACGTCTTTTATGTGTGTTCCTTCATGTCCATAGCTTTGCCACTTCAAAATtcagatttcttttttttttttttttttagattCTTGAAAGCGTTGGTCTGTGTCGAAGAGAAACAGGAGACTTGACTATCTATATTTTAGCCAGTTCCAACATGCTCATTCCCTTGATCTTTTTTATCAATGCGTGTAGTAGTGGCCTCCTAACCAATCAGATGTAGCAATTCTTTCAAATCCCACGCACGTGAGACTGCTCCGCTCCGCTGCTATCGGCGTTATCGGGCGACCATCGAATGATTAATATCCTCGCAGCGAGGAACAACCTTGAACGGACAGTCACAATCCACATTATGAACGCACAGTGTCTACGAGCTGTACCTCCAGTACGGCAAAGCGCATCATTAGCTTTGCGCCAGCTCCCACACCGAGAGCTCACTCGACTTTACGCGACACAAACCGGTCCACGCCCGAAGCGCCGGAATATCACGGTCTTGTCCGACGATGGTCGATACGAGTGGGGTGAGCTGAGCGGGCGAGAGAAGGTGTCGCGCGCGACGCAGCAGTCGATCAATTTTGTTGTGGTGCTGGCTGGTGCTGTTTTGACGGTATGAACCCCTCCGATCATAGACGCCATCTTTATCCGGCGTGATGAGGAGAGAGCAGTGCACTGGATGCATTTTTGACCGATCGCTGACTATGTGACGGCTTTCTCCAGGGCGGAGTATTCTATCTTTTCTGGACAGATGTCGTTTCCCCGAACAGTCGAACGTGGCAATACGAGAAAGCCGTGGAGCGCGTAAAAGAAGACCCGCGATGCATACAGCTCTTGGGCGATCGGAGAGAGATTAGAGCATTTGGCGAAACCACGAACAGTCGCTGGGCGCGGAATAGGCCGGTTGCGTGAGTCAACCATGAGACCAAACCCACCATTTAGGAAATTGGTCGACGAGCTAACGAGCGTGGACAGTTCCACGGTGGAAAAGGACCGACTCGGCCGGGAGCATCTTCGGATGAATTTTAATGTATGTTTCTGGTGTATGTTCGCTTCTTGATGCATGGCTGCGGTCGACTGAACTTATCGTATAGGTCGAGGGCCCTTTGAACTCCGGTGTCGTCTTTGTGCATCTCATGAAGCCCTTGGACAAGGATGAGTGGGAATAccagcttcttgccctcgaTGTGAAGGGTCACTCTCGTATCATTCTGGAAAAGGCCGCAGAAAAACCCAGTGTGGCTAGCTCATTGAAGCTTTTCGGGATCCAGTGGCGTTGATTTGTGACCACGCCTGAATCTTACTCCGCAGCAGACGGGTCTGACACTTTTTCTTCGATGACCAGGAGCTCATTTCGAAGACCTCCTGCAAAACAGGTGGTTTGAGAGACACGTATCATGTACCTGGGCCCTTACTGTTTGGATCACAGTCGTCGATGATCGGTGCTTCTCCGGAGAGGAGTTGAATACCACTACTCACTCACTG
The window above is part of the Penicillium oxalicum strain HP7-1 chromosome VI, whole genome shotgun sequence genome. Proteins encoded here:
- a CDS encoding Glucose-6-phosphate isomerase, with protein sequence MPAFAQASDLNAWKELQEHHTTVGRNIVLKEYFQKDPKRFEKFSYTFTNTVDNKDILFDFSKNFLTEETLSLLVKLAKEAGVEELRDAMFRGDHINFTEDRAVYHAALRNTSNEPMQVDGKSVVEDVNSVLEHMKEFSEQVRSGEWKGYTGKKINTIINIGIGGSDLGPVMVTEALKPYGHPDLKLHFVSNIDGTHIAEALKDSDPETTLFLIASKTFTTAETTTNANTAKSWFLKTAKDEAHIAKHFVALSTNEPEVTKFGIDSKNMFGFESWVGGRYSVWSAIGLSVALYIGYDNFHQFLAGAHAMDKHFRETPLEKNIPAIGGLLSVWYSDFFGAQTHLVAPFDQYLHRFPAYLQQLSMESNGKAITRSGEYVKYTTGPILFGEPATNAQHSFFQLLHQGTKLIPADFLMAAESHNPVEGGKHQRMLASNFLAQSEALMVGKTPEQVKAEGAPENLVPHKTFLGNRPTTSILAQKITPATLGALITYYEHLTFTEGAVWNINSFDQWGVELGKVLAKKIQQELETAGEGNDHDSSTSGLLMAFKSRANLS
- a CDS encoding L-galactonate dehydratase yields the protein MVKITGFTTRDVRFPTSLDKTGSDAMNAAGDYSAAYCIIHTDSDFKGHGMTFTIGRGNEIVCAAIALLAPLIEGKDLDELTADWGKTWRYLVSDSQLRWIGPEKGVIHLALGAVVNALWDLWAKTLGKPVWRIVADMTPEEFVRCIDFRYITDAITPEEALSMLKEIEAGKQDRIKEAEASQAVPAYTTSAGWLGYSEEKLKKLLEESVAQGYRHFKLKVGANVEDDKRRLKIAREAIGYDKGNILMVDANQVWSVPEAITWMQELAEFKPWFIEEPTSPDDILGHAAIRKALSNTPHGAIGVATGEMCQNRVIFKQLLQAGALTVLQPDACRVGGVNEVLAILLLARKFNVPIVPHSGGVGLPEYTQHLSTIDYVVVSGKKSVLEYVDHLHEHFVHPSSVKDGYYVTPMEPGYSVEMKPESMDEFSFPGEEARNNLERTVTIHIMNAQCLRAVPPVRQSASLALRQLPHRELTRLYATQTGPRPKRRNITVLSDDGRYEWGELSGREKVSRATQQSINFVVVLAGAVLTGGVFYLFWTDVVSPNSRTWQYEKAVERVKEDPRCIQLLGDRREIRAFGETTNSRWARNRPVASTVEKDRLGREHLRMNFNVEGPLNSGVVFVHLMKPLDKDEWEYQLLALDVKGHSRIILEKAAEKPSVASSLKLFGIQWR